The genomic DNA ACCTTACTCAAAAATCAGGAACAACTCAAAGATATACAGTCACAAATTACTGCGCTTAAATCGGAAACTGCTCAAACTAAGAGTAGAATTAAATCTTTAGAATTGCAGTTAAAACAGCGAGTGGTGCGATCGCCTATTGATGGCACGATCTTTGAATTGCCTATTAAAAAACCAGGTGCTGTAGTCCAACCTGGACAAATGATTGCTCAAATTGCTCCCAAAGGTTCTACCTTAATTTTAAAAGCACAAATGCCTAGTCAACAAAGTGGCTTTGTGAAAGTTGGAATGCCAGTAAAAATCAAGTTTGATGCTTATCCTTTCCAGGAATATGGAATTAGTAAAGGTTATATTACCTGGATTTCTCCTAATACCAAAATTGACGAAAATAGCCGCACTCAGATAGAAACTTATGAATTAGAAATTTCCTTAGCAGAACCTTATATTCAAGTCGGTAATAAACGAGTCTTTCTCACCCCAGGTCAAACAGCAAATGCAGAAGTTATTATTCGTCAACGTCGTGTAATTGACTTTATTTTAGATCCATTCAAAAAGCTGCAAAATAATGGGTTAAATCTTTAATTAGGTTTCGTGAAAATTAGATAATCATCACAGGAGTTAGATCATGTTAGAATTAATAAACGTTTCTGCTGAAGATATTCTTTATCATACTAAGATATCTTGCCAAATTCCTAATATTTTAGAAGCGATCGCCACCAGAAAAATTATTGCTGATCAAGCCAAAAAAGTAGGTATTGCTATCACCACAGAAGAACTACAAATAGCAGCAGATAACTTGAGATTAGCAAATCAATTACTTAAAGCAGAGGATACATGGACATGGTTAGAAAAACATCATCTTTCCTTAGATAACTTTGAAGAAATAGCCCATACCAACTTACTATCTACAAAATTAGCTAATCACCTATTTGCAGATAAAGTTGAACCATTTTTTTATGCTCATCAACTTGATTATGTAGCAGCAGCAACATATCAAGTCATCTTAGAAGATGAAGATTTAGCTTTAGAAATATTTTATGCTTTACAAGAAGGAGAAATTAGTTTTCACGAAGTTGCTCGTCAATACATCAAAAACCCAGAACAACGTCGTGCAGGAGGGTATCAAGGTATCCGTCAACGTCGAGATTTTAGAGCAGAAATTGCTGCGGCTATTTTTGCAGCTAATCCCCCCCAAATTCTCAAACCAATTATTACATCAAAAGGCGCTCATATCATTATGATTGAAGAAATTATTCAACCTGAATTGAATGAAGAAATCAACCTAAAAATTATGGCAGATTTATTTAGTGATTGGTTACAAACAGAAATTAAAAAACTAACAATCACTGCCAACCTAGAAACCTATCAAGATAAAAATGATTCATCTTCTGCACAGGTCTTGACGACCACTAATTAAACAACCAATACTTCATTTACTTCATTGATTAGACATATTTAAAAAAGATGCTAGAGACGTTCCATGGAACGTCTCTCATTTACAGCACTTCCCGATGTTATGAGGTACAAGAACCCCACCCCCAACCCCCTCCCCGCAAGCGATGAGGGGGCTAAGATGTATCTCATAATAGCGGGAAGTGATGTAATTCTCGGAGATGTCTATTTTGTTAGGTGATTCTGTTACTGAAACTAGCCTATATTTTTTATATCAAATATAAAAATTAGTGGGCATTGCCCACCATAAACTTTAGCTTAATAGATTCTAAAAACAGTATTTTTCGGCTTTGTATGATTGCAACTTTGATGATCTTCATGAACTAAAGAATTATCGTACATTAACTTTTCATAAGTTTCATAAGGTATATATTCTAGGGGGTCATACCCAGAAAACCGCAGAAATAAAACACAAGCCCAGGCATATTTACCAAGAATAATAGCTTTAATAATCTCTTGAAAATGGGAATTTTTAAAAACTCGATCAACTTGTTTATGTTTAGGAAAATTTTCTTGAATCATACCATCACCTCAAAAATAATTAATTGATTAACCCTACCAACACTCAAACTCGAAATCAATTAGCATAAAAGAGTGTAAACATCCTGCGAGCGATAATTAAGATAGGGATGTTGGATGTGAACTTTATGTGCTGAAAATTCTTTAAAAATAGCTGCCATACGACTCTCTGGACTATTATCACCTTCCTGCCAAGCAGAAATTAAACCATTAGCAATAATTTGACAGCGATGAGTACCAAAACTTTCTTGATCTGCAAATGTTTGATCTGGTTCTTCAGCACAAGCTAAACCTGGCGCTAATAACTTCGTAAATAAAGGTACTTGTTCCTGAAAATAGGCTTTATTTTCCTCATATATTCTTTGTAAAACTGGATAAAGTACCTCATATTCGCCCTTATTAAAGTAAAGTACCGCTGAGTCATAACGTCTATAGTCAGATGGATTGTATAGAGCTTTAAAGGAAAAGGAAAAATCTATATTATTGAGTTGTTCTGTGAGACTTTCCATCACCGTTGCTGCTCCCTCTGGTGTTAAATTGAAATAAATACGTGCAGTTTGATGACCATTTTGAGAACCAACATTAGCTACAGCCATATAAAAGCCATTTTGCACTAAATTCTTGGGCATTTTTATGGATACAAACTTACCAACATTAATTCCGTTTTTCGTTGGTAAAATATGCAATTCTGGATCAACATGGAGTGTTAATCCATTTCTATGAACTACTACACTGCCATTTGTTTCTTCCCTGACTACTTGCCAATTATGACTCCAGTAACCTTGACTTTTGTTCCTGGTGTGCAGATTTTCATAAAATTCTAAATCTATGCCGAATAAGCTATTATTTTCCAAATTCTTGGGTAATTCAGCATTTTTTTTCTCTTGATCAGAGTTGAGATCGGGACTCAAAGTACCGTTATAATAGGCACTGTATATAAAATTACGCAGTTGTATACCTAAATGCCGATTTTGAATTTCTAGAGGTAACTGGGAAAAGCGATAGACAATTGACTCCGGTAATTCCATAGTGGGATAACTGGGATGTTTAATAGAGTAAAGAGATTTAATTTCAATCTGATTGACAATATCAGTTAATGATGTCTGCAATCGCTGAGGTAGTTCTGAAAGTTGAGACTGGAGAGAATCTAATACTTGCATGGGTTTAAAATGTAGAGATGGAAAAAATTAGGAAATCAAAGAGTCAGGAGTTAAATAATTCAGGATTTAAGCAATAGATACTGATAACTTTGTGGGTAATAAATCTTCAGTTTCCATGCCAAAAATTGTGGTGACTGACGCTTGAGGACGACATAACAAACTCTTAGAAACTTGGAGAATACAAATACCTGGATTACCAAAGCTTCTTTCGTGTTGTAATTTGGCTTGAATAGACCTAATTAACGAAAAACCAGCGAACTGTATCACCCTGTTCAAGAAATCAGGACGCTGTTCTAAAATTTCGGGAAAGTTAGCAAAATAAGCTGTTACCAATGCTGATAAAGAAGGTTGTAAAAGTGCTAGGGGAATTGCAGCTAAACGCAAAGAATTTTCTATGGGGATAGTTTTACTTGTTACCATGCTGTAGAGCCAAATTTGTAAATAACTAGCAATCATTGCACCTAAATCACTAGCGGGATCTCCCCAACCTGCATCTTCCCAATCTATTAAACGAATTATATTGTGATTGACGTTAGCGTCTGTTTGATTAATTTGTGATTCCCAACCTTTAGACAGAAGAATGTTATTTAACTTTAAGTCATTGTGGGTTAAACAACATAAATTAATAGCTTGACTTAGCTCTGCGATCGCCTTTCCCAAATTATCATATTTTTGATAGAGAGAAAAGAATTTTAACCCTTCTGCTGTCACAGAACCAAATACTTCTGGTGTAATTCTCTCTAACCCTCTAGTCAAATCATAATTTATTTGACTTTTGATTGTCTCTGAGGTTTGAAAAAATTTCTGATAATCTGAGTTATTTAAGGTTAAATGATGAATCGTTGCTAAGGTTTCTCCAATTGAGTGCGCTATTTCTACGGGGAATATATTCTCTTTAGCATGAAATTCTGATAAGTCACGATAGTCATTAAGATAATTAAAAACAATGATGGAATTTTCCTCATCAAAATGAATTACTTCCGATAAAGATGAGCGTATATGACTTATTTCTGGAAAGGTTTGGTAAAAATTATGTATTTGCCATTCCTCTAAAAACTCACCGCGAATTTTACCTTCTTTAGTCAAACGTTCTTGTTTAACTAATAATTGCCGACCATCTGGTAAGTTAATGAGTAAATTAAAGTTTTTAGCTGGTTTTGGCTCAATTTTGCTCAATGACTCATCTTCTTGATTACATATTCCTTTGGAGATGAGATAATTAAAAACGTTTTGAGAACTTAATACAAATACCATAGTTTTCAATCAATCAGTATTCAAAATTGCAGGTATGAGAACTGAGAACATTAATAACTCTCATCAAAGTAAGTCACTAATCTGGAAATGGAATCAATAGCATAAGCTATTAAAATAAATTCCATAGATTTAATTGCAAATTTTACTAATTCAGAAAAATTATTACTTGCTCCTCCTAAGATAGACACAGCAGTTGTATCATTGACATCAATAAGAAAGTTATTTTCTTCCCAAGAAGATAAATCCATTATTTTGATGTTTGCCATTTATTTCTAGCCCTTTTAAAATCAATCAATCTGTTTAGCTCCCCCGATAAATTACTATCAAGAGAGCTATCTAACTTAGACTAAACTTACTAAGTTAGTATTAGTAATTATCATGTTTACTGAAAGACTTCGCTAAGGATACAACAGAATCAATCGCAAAGCCTAGTAACGCAAATTCATAGCTCTTAACACTGTAGTCAAGCAAGTCTGGGAAATAAGAACCAGAACCACCTTGTACTAAGATTCCCTCGCTATCATTCATTTCATTCAAGAAGCTTTCAGAATCTTGAAATAGTTCAGAACCAGCAATATTCAATTCAGTAATGTTAATATTAGCCATGATTTTTGCCTCAAATAATTTACTTGTTTTCAGTAGTTAAATTCAGATTGATTTTGATGTAGAGAAGTTATGAATAAAATCTCTACATCATTTATTTACTTCAACCTCACACAGAATTATGATTCAGTAGAGGTATCAGTGGTAAACTACCAAGCTATTAGTAACGGACACCCTTGCTAAAAGATTTAGCAAGAGATACAGCAGAATCAATAGCAAAGCCTAGTAATGCAAATTCCTTAGTCTTAATGCTGTAGTCAAGCAAGTCTGGTAAATAAGAACCAGAACCACCTTGTACTAAAATTCCGTCGTTATCATTCATTTCATTCAAGAAACTTTCAGTATCTTGAAATAATTCAGAACCAGCAATATTTAATTCAGCAAGTTGAATATTAGCCATGATTTTCTCCAAAAAAATTGACTTGTTTTCAGTGATGAGATTGAGAATGGTTGTGATGTAGAGAAGTTATAAATAAAATCTCTACATCATTTATTTAGTTCAACCTCATACAGAATTGTGATCAGTAGAGGTATGATTGATAAACTATCAAGCTATTACCAGTTGTTACCGTGCTTGCTGAAGGATTTAGCAAGAGATACAGCAGAATCAATAGCAAAACCTAGTAATGCAAATTCCTTACTCTTGATGCTGTAGTCAAGCAAGTCTGGTAAATAAGAACCAGAACCACCTTGTACTAAGATTCCCTCGCTATCATTCATTTCATTCAAGAAACTTTCAGAATCTTGGAACAGTTCAGAACCAGCAACATTCAATTCAGCAAGTTTAATATTAGCCATGATTTTTCTCCAAAAGCTTGACTTGTTTACAGTGATTAGAGTCAAACAGTTAATTTGTTGTCTCCTTCGCTGTTACATCTATTTTTATTTAATTAATTTCTAGATTTCAAGGGTTTGCATCATCTTTAAAAGACATAATTTAATGATTTTAGTCTTATTTTTTGTTCGTTTATAGACATTTTTTTTAGATATGAATATTTATTTAATAAAAAAAAGTGTATTCTGAATAAATCTCAAAATACACCTGAGAATGATGAGTTTTAACTTAAATCCTAAAAATCAAAGTTTAGACCTAACTGATTATAGTTTTTTTCCAATTCGGCTTCCCATGAATTAATCCGAGCGTCAATTTCTGGGAGTCCAGTTGTTGCGGGTTGTCTATTAAGTGTTCTATTTTGACCGGATCTTCTCCATGATCCGCGGGTGACACCACCTTGGATCTTTTCCATCTCTTGAGGACTGATATCGGCTATAAAATCAGCTTTATGCTGATAGTCTAGATCCTTAATTTTTGTACTTACCATTTTGTTACCTCTTTAAATACCTTGATGGTGATAATTACTTGATGATGCTTTAAATGCTTAAACTCCCTCACTTATATTTTGAAGTTGTGAATGCCAAAGTCAATATTTTTGAGGTGATTTTTCAGACAGAATTTCCATAGTTTTGTCTGTGAAACTGAAAATTGCTGATAAATTAATGTAGGAGGTTAGCATTGCTAAACCTCTAAAAAAAAATTAATCCCCAAATTCCTGATTTATGCAAGAATTTGAGGATTTAAGTGATAAATATTGGCTTTTAATTTTGGGCTTGGGTTTGAGAATCGGGTATGGTTACATCTATGGGTGTCACCTGTGATGCTAATTGGGTTAATGGTGGTTGAATCGCGGTTTGATTTCCTACGACTAAGGTGACTAAATTTTCTGGTTTAAGGTATTTTTTGGCTACATTTTGTACGTCTGCGGTGGTAGTTGCGGTGACGGCTTTTTGATAACGAAACAGAAAATCAGCGGGATAACCATAATATTCATAGCGCATCAACCGTGATAAGGTTTGACTGGGATCTTGAAAATTAAATACAAAGGAATTGAGGGTAGATTCTTTGGCGTAATTTAATTCTTTTGTGGTAATTGGTTGATTTTGGATCCGTTTAATTTCTGCTTCTAAGGCTTGAACAAATTGAACTGTAGCATCAGAACGGGTTTGTCCACCTGCTATAAACATTCCTGGATAATCAAAACGGGGACTCCAAACACCATAAACAGAGTAAGCTAAACCTTGACGCGATCGCACTTCGTTAAATAATCTGCCACCAAATCCATTTAATACCCCATTCATGACACTTAATGCTGGATAATCAGGGTTTTTGAAGTCTCCCCCTAAATGTCCAATCAAAATGTTACTTTGCGTTAGTTGGGGTTGATCTACAAAAAATACTCCGCCTAACTTAGCTGATGATACTTCAGGTACTTGAATTTTAGAAATGTTAGGATTAGGTTTCCAATTTCCTAATTTTTTCTCAATCAGCGATCGCATAATCTTAGGATTAAAATCACCAACTATCCCTAAAATCATGTTATTGGGATAATAATATTGCTGATAAAAATTAACCACATCTTCCCGGCTAATTTTATCCAAAGTTGCATATTCCACTGTCCGCGCATAAGGACTATCTTGACCGTAGATTAATTTTTTAAACTCCCGACTCGCAATTTCGCTAGGATTATCGTTACGGCGAGCAATTCCACCTCTAGCTTGAGTTTTAATTAAATCTAACTTCTCTTGGGTAAATGCTGGTTCTTGCAAGACTTCTGCAAATAACCCAAATACTGTTTCTAAGTCTTCAGTTAAACTGTCAAAACTGGCACTACCAGCAGTTTCATTAATATCTGTTTCTACTGATGCTGCTCTTTGTTCTAATATCTCATTCAGTTTATCTGCGGAATGATTAACAGTTCCACCAGTTCGCATTAATGAACCTGCAACTTCCGCTAACCCAATTTTATCACCCGCTTCTAAACGGCTACCAGTTTTAATCAGTGCGGTTCCACTTACCAAAGGTAACTCATGATCTTCCATCAAATACACAACTAAACCATTATCCAGCACCAATCTTTCATACTGAGGTAATTTAATTTCTGGTAAAGGTGCAAACTGTAAATCTGTGTAATGTTTTGCTGCTGCTGTTGCTACCCAAGAAAAATTAAATGTCAACAAAAACGCAATCACTAAAGCGGAAACAAACCGCCAACCCTGCAAAAACTTTAGTGAGAATTTCAATTTTTTACCCTTTATCATGTTGATTTTTCTATCCTCTATTTTGACTGAGTTTCTCTCAATAATGATGTGGAGTGATGGGTAAAAATATTTACCCGCTTACGTCTTCAAGTATTTACTTTTGTAAGGGTTTAGCACTGCTAAACTGTCACCTGTCACCTATTTTCCCTTTGACAATAATTTACCAACAGTGCGATTTTCTGGAGTAAAAGTTGTTTGTGCTACCCGTTGAATATCTGCTGGTGTCACTGCTGCAATATCATCCAATTGTTTAAATAAATTGCGCCAAGAACCGGTTTTTACTTCATATTCTAATAATTGCTGTGCCATGCCCATATTAGAATCAAGACTACGTAATAAACCCGCCCTAGCTTGATTTTTCACCCGTTCTAATTCTTTTGGAGATACAGGTTCAGTTTTCAATTTATCAATTTCCGTTCTGAGAGCGATCGCTAATTCATCCACTGTATGACCAGGTGCAGTGAGAGCATAAAATAACATTAAATTGGGGTATTTATCGCCGGGATAACCATTAATACCTTGAGCAGCAAGAGCTATTCTTTTTTCTTCGATTAAAGACTTATACAGTCTAGAAGTTCTCCCACTACTTAATAAACTGGCAATGATATCATAAGCGGCATTATTAGGATCAGTAATCGCCGGACGATGATAACCTTCAAAATACCAAGGTTGGGTAGGTAATTCTAAAGTTAATTCTCTGGTTTTTGTTTGTTGAGGTTCTGAAGTAATTTTCGCTTGGCCTTTAGTTTTTGCTTGATATCTGCCAAAATAAACTTGAGCTAATTTTTTAACTTCATCAGGATCAACATCACCAACAATCGCAATGGTTAAATTACTAGGAACATAATAATTTTCAAAAAACGTTCTCACATTTTCTGGGGTTAAATTACGGATGTCTTCGTCATAACCAATTGTTGGTCTTCTGTAGGGATGAACTTTAAAAGCCGTATCCATAAATTTCTCTACCATCAAACCCACGGGAGAATTTTCTACCCGCATTCTGCGTTCTTCCAAAATTACATCTTTTTCTTTATAAAACTCCCGAAATACAGGATCTAAAAATCTCTCTGATTCCAATGACATCCACAGTTCTAATTTATTAGCAGGAAAACTATAAAAATAGCGGGTAGCTTCACTGGAAGTAGTAGCATTTAAACCAACTCCTCCCGCTTGTTCTACAATTTGCCCAATTTCGTTTTGTTTAACCAGTTTGACTGCTTTAGCTTCTACTAATTTAAACTTAGTTTCTAATTCGTCTACTGCTGATTTTTGGTTTTTGGCTTTTGCACTTCTAATTTTTTTGTCTAATTCTTCCAACTTTTCTAACAGCGGTTTTTCGGCTTGGTAGTCAGTTGTACCGATGCGTTTTGTACCTTTAAAAGCCAAATGTTCTAAAAAGTGGGCAACTCCAGTTTGTCCATCTGGTTCATCAATACCACCCACATCAGCATAGGTGAGAAAAGAAACTACAGGGGCTTGATGTCGTTCTAAAACAATGAATTTTAAACCATTATCCAGGCGAAATTCTGTTAATTCCTTAATTACCCGATCTAAGTATGGTTGAATAGAAGTCTGACTAGGTTGTAATGCTATAGCTAGTTGCGGCGTGACACTCCAACAAAATATTATCAATACTAAGGTTAGCGCAAATAGACGGCTAATAGTTTTAGTTCTCTCCTTGAACCAATCTAAAATCCTCAATCTAAATTCTAAAGTCGAATGTTTCATAGCAAAAATTCAAGTAAATTTACACTTCTTGAGAATTAGGTTAACAAATAAACACAGCGTTAATCTTGTATTAAGGTTTCTGTGTTTTTTGGATTTGACGTTAGACAATATTGCTACAATTTCTGTGCCGGCAATACAGCAATAACTACTATTATGCAAGCTTTTAATTCTTCCCCACCAGTAGAGATACAAACCCGCGATCGCATTATCAACGCTGCCAGACGTTTATTTGCTGCTAAAGGATTTGATGGGACGACAACCCGCGATCTAGCACAAGCGGCTGGAGTGGCTGAGGGTACTCTATTTCGTCATTTTGCCAATAAAAAGGCGATTTTGGTGGAGGTGGCTACTAATGGCTGGGTGGAAATTCTCACCGACTTGCTGACAGAATTAAGCGAAATGGGTAGTTATAAAGCTGTAGCCCAGGTAATGCGGCGTAGAATGTGGAATATGCAAAAAAACATGGATATGATGCGGGTTTGTTTCATGGAAGTGCAGTTTCACCCAGATTTGCGCGATCGCATTCAAACAGAAGTTATTGATAAAATGACCGATGTGGCAGAAGCATTCTTTCAAACGGCTATGGATAAAGGAGTATATCGCCGGATGGATGCCAAATTAGTCGCTAAGGTATTCTTAGGAATGTTCGCAGTTGCTGGTTTTTCTGATCATACCCTCATTGAACCTAACGCCTCTCCCCAAGAAATGCAACAGATGGCCGAAGGTTTAGCAGATATCTTTTTAAATGGGGTATTGGTGAAGGAATAGTTTAAAAAAACAAAGTTAAACGCAAATAGACGCGAATGTGTAACTTAATTTTTATTCACATCCTGAAAGTTTTAATTTGGGTTAAGACTTGACAAGCCGATTTTTTTGTTGTACACTTATGTTACGAGTGAAAATCTGTGGGCGCATATATAGTAAAATTTTCAACTTTCAACATTGTCATTTTCAACCACATCTAAAAAATCCCAACCACCAATTTATCAATTAAATTCTTTAATCCTGGTTATCCTGATATGGCTACGCTATCAGACAAAAAAATCCTATTCATTCCAACTGCAAACAAACAACCGCAGATACACTTTCAAAGTGCGATAGAATTTAAGGAGGCATTGCAAAGAGCGAAACTTAAATCTTAAAAATTCCTACTACCAATCACCTTTGCTTGTTGACTCCATTGTTGTACCAACTCTACCGGAGGACATAAATCACGACGTTGTAAAGTTGCCACCTGTAACCGCATAATTTGCTGATGTAATCTGTGAGTAGGAATTTCCGCCAACTGTGCCACCGAAATCACCCCAGCATGAAGTAATAAACCACAATATTCAATCCCCACACTAGGCAGACTTGCTAATTCAGCTAAAGCCACCCATTTATGGATATATTGAATATGCACTTGTAATTTATTACTTAATGCAAGTTTAGCTTCTAGGGTTTTACTTTGTTTCACTAATTCTAATGTGGTATTAATGCCAGAATTTTGGAGTTTTGAAAGTTCTTCCTGATTCAATCCTGGTAATTCTTCAATTTGCCACTCACAAGCTTTCAAAACACTTTTACTACTTTTAGAAGTAATCTTTTTAGTCACCATTTATTCCTTTAAATATAAATGAGTTAATTTTCTTAACCTATTACCCATGACCCATGACCTACTGTAACTCACCACGCATTACAGTTATAGCTTGTCCTGCTAAAAACACCCGATCTTTTCCAGGATAATAAACTTTTACCACACCCCCCCGACTAGAAGCTTGATAAGCTAAAAACTCATTTTTATTTAATTTTTCCTGCCAAAAAGGTGCTAAACAACAATGTGCTGCACCAGTTACGGGATCTTCATTAATTCCCAACCCAGGAGCAAAAAACCGCGAAACAAAATCATATTCTCCATCACCAATGCTGGTAACAATTATATTAGCAACATCTAATTTTTGCATCTCTTGAAAATTTGGCTGCATTTCTCGCACTATTTCCGCAGATTCAACTTCTACTAAATAACCAAGGGAGTTAAGAGAAACTGATTTATAACTAACACCCAAAATTGTATTTAATTCCACTGGTGCTTCTACAGTTTGGGAATAATTAACAGGGAAATCTAATTCAATCCAATTACTTTTTTTCTTGGCAACTAATACTCCACTTTTAGTATGAAAATATGCAATTTCATCAGGTAATAAATGCCCCTCTGACCATAATACATGAGCGCTGGCTAAAGTTGCATGACCACAAAGGGGAACTTCTACTGTTGGTGTAAACCAGCGTAAATTAAAACCATTATCTTCTGTAACTAAAAAAGCAGTTTCTGATAAATTCATTTCAGCCGCTACTTGCTGCATCCAGTAGTCCTCTTGGGGATGTTTTAACACACAAACAGCAGCCGGGTTGCCGTGAAATGGTTTATTAGCAAAAGCGTCAACTTGAGTGATAATCTGTTTCATAATGGTGGCTATTGTCAGGTTTTCTTGCGTCAAACCAACTTACAAACTACTACTTTTTAATACCTTGAATAAATGCGGTTCTTGCATCAATAATAGAAGTCATTAAAACACAACTCGCTAATAAGTCTATATCTAAATCTAGCAATAATTCGCTTTGATTAATTTGCTCATAGTTATCATTTTTGAGATGATATAAAGACAATTGATTATTTTCCCAAAACCAAACTTCAGTAATATTAAACCGTTTGTATTTTTCTAGTTTATCAATACTTCCACTGGTAATATTAATTTCAATTGCTAAATCTGGATTTTCTTTCTTTTCACCTATATAATAAGATTCGTCAGGTTCAAAGGAAGCATTCTTTTCTTTTGCGCGACGAGTAGCACTCCCTACTGGAATCAGATTTATACCTATTTCACAGGAATATAATTCTAGTAAAAAACCAAGAATGGTTTTAATCATTTCATGTTGTTCACCAAGCGTCATAAATTCAATGCACCCATCAAGATAAATTATTCGCAAATCTGCTGCATCTGCGGTTAAGGTTTCTATGATTTCAAATTCCTTCCAGGTGTAATAACCAGGTAGAAGAAATCGCTGTTCGGAAATTGTGGTAGTTTTGTCTAGGATTTGGATAGTCATAGTAATTTTATGGTTATGAATTTATTGTGATTATAACTCATAGTCAGGTGATAATTCTCAGGTGAGGTGTATCTATCATGGTTCTATTGTCTTCTCTTATTTATATAGGATTAATATTTGAATTTTGAAAAAATTAGGTATTGTAGGGTGTGTTAGAACGAAGTTCATAACGCACCAAACCCTTGATAATGGTGCGTTACGCTATCGCTATCGCACCCTACGTATCTTTTCTATTATCTTCTCTTATTTATATGATAGTTGGTGATAGTTAGGTGAGATAATGTGAACAGATACAGAGTTTTTGGGTTGTAATTTAGTGTTATTAATTACTGTTTAAACTAAGATATCTCCGCAAAATGCTTTGTGTCTGTTCTAGTAATTCTGCTTCTAATTCTCCTAATTGTTGAGTTAAACGAACTTTGTCAAATGTCATGGGTTCAACGCATATCAAAAGACTATCTACAGAAAGTCCATTTTTCGCTGATGTAGGTACTTCAACTACCGCAGGTGAAATGCGGGGGTTATTAGGTTTTGCGGAAGTAAAAGGTAAAACTGTGACTTTGCTGCGTTGGTTGTTAAACAAAGTCCCAGAAATTATCAGTGCTGGACGAGTTTTTTGAATTTCTGTACCTACGGATGGGTCAAATGTTACTATCCAGATGCTTCCCATTCGGTAATCGCTATGTTTTGCCATTCACTTTCCCAACCTAATTCTAATTCATCAACCAAAGCGCAAGCTGCGGCTAGTGCTTCATCTTGTTGTTTTTCTTGCCATTGTTTCAAGAGATTTTCAATCAATGCACTACGGTTTTCAACTTTTTGGTCAATGTAATTTAGTAGTTCATCTGGCAATGAAATTGAGATTTTAGCCATATCCTACCCACAGTCATACTATCAGTAGTATAGCCTAATTTGATATTTTTAGTCTAGTAGTTTGTAAATCTAGAATTTGATTTTGTTCAGGTGATAATTTTCAGGTGAGGTG from Okeanomitos corallinicola TIOX110 includes the following:
- a CDS encoding pitrilysin family protein; this encodes MKHSTLEFRLRILDWFKERTKTISRLFALTLVLIIFCWSVTPQLAIALQPSQTSIQPYLDRVIKELTEFRLDNGLKFIVLERHQAPVVSFLTYADVGGIDEPDGQTGVAHFLEHLAFKGTKRIGTTDYQAEKPLLEKLEELDKKIRSAKAKNQKSAVDELETKFKLVEAKAVKLVKQNEIGQIVEQAGGVGLNATTSSEATRYFYSFPANKLELWMSLESERFLDPVFREFYKEKDVILEERRMRVENSPVGLMVEKFMDTAFKVHPYRRPTIGYDEDIRNLTPENVRTFFENYYVPSNLTIAIVGDVDPDEVKKLAQVYFGRYQAKTKGQAKITSEPQQTKTRELTLELPTQPWYFEGYHRPAITDPNNAAYDIIASLLSSGRTSRLYKSLIEEKRIALAAQGINGYPGDKYPNLMLFYALTAPGHTVDELAIALRTEIDKLKTEPVSPKELERVKNQARAGLLRSLDSNMGMAQQLLEYEVKTGSWRNLFKQLDDIAAVTPADIQRVAQTTFTPENRTVGKLLSKGK
- a CDS encoding helix-turn-helix domain-containing protein; protein product: MQAFNSSPPVEIQTRDRIINAARRLFAAKGFDGTTTRDLAQAAGVAEGTLFRHFANKKAILVEVATNGWVEILTDLLTELSEMGSYKAVAQVMRRRMWNMQKNMDMMRVCFMEVQFHPDLRDRIQTEVIDKMTDVAEAFFQTAMDKGVYRRMDAKLVAKVFLGMFAVAGFSDHTLIEPNASPQEMQQMAEGLADIFLNGVLVKE
- a CDS encoding DUF4332 domain-containing protein — its product is MVTKKITSKSSKSVLKACEWQIEELPGLNQEELSKLQNSGINTTLELVKQSKTLEAKLALSNKLQVHIQYIHKWVALAELASLPSVGIEYCGLLLHAGVISVAQLAEIPTHRLHQQIMRLQVATLQRRDLCPPVELVQQWSQQAKVIGSRNF
- a CDS encoding PhzF family phenazine biosynthesis protein, which codes for MKQIITQVDAFANKPFHGNPAAVCVLKHPQEDYWMQQVAAEMNLSETAFLVTEDNGFNLRWFTPTVEVPLCGHATLASAHVLWSEGHLLPDEIAYFHTKSGVLVAKKKSNWIELDFPVNYSQTVEAPVELNTILGVSYKSVSLNSLGYLVEVESAEIVREMQPNFQEMQKLDVANIIVTSIGDGEYDFVSRFFAPGLGINEDPVTGAAHCCLAPFWQEKLNKNEFLAYQASSRGGVVKVYYPGKDRVFLAGQAITVMRGELQ
- a CDS encoding Uma2 family endonuclease is translated as MTIQILDKTTTISEQRFLLPGYYTWKEFEIIETLTADAADLRIIYLDGCIEFMTLGEQHEMIKTILGFLLELYSCEIGINLIPVGSATRRAKEKNASFEPDESYYIGEKKENPDLAIEINITSGSIDKLEKYKRFNITEVWFWENNQLSLYHLKNDNYEQINQSELLLDLDIDLLASCVLMTSIIDARTAFIQGIKK
- a CDS encoding type II toxin-antitoxin system PemK/MazF family toxin, yielding MAKHSDYRMGSIWIVTFDPSVGTEIQKTRPALIISGTLFNNQRSKVTVLPFTSAKPNNPRISPAVVEVPTSAKNGLSVDSLLICVEPMTFDKVRLTQQLGELEAELLEQTQSILRRYLSLNSN
- a CDS encoding ribbon-helix-helix domain-containing protein, which encodes MAKISISLPDELLNYIDQKVENRSALIENLLKQWQEKQQDEALAAACALVDELELGWESEWQNIAITEWEASG